Proteins from a genomic interval of Gordonia sp. SL306:
- a CDS encoding DUF3499 domain-containing protein: MKLPRQCCRPGCARSAVATLTFVYSESTAVIGPLASSAEPHSWDLCDDHARRITVPRGWEMLRSERGFSAPVAEDYELTALAEAVREVGGAGRVDPSQWPDLFDGSDDVAPGRRGSGGRHPDASPPGDDAPTRPPQSARPRPGRRGHLRVLPDPTD, from the coding sequence GTGAAGCTTCCCCGACAGTGCTGCAGGCCCGGCTGCGCCCGTTCCGCGGTGGCTACCCTGACGTTCGTCTACTCCGAGTCCACGGCGGTCATCGGTCCACTGGCCAGCTCGGCGGAGCCGCACTCGTGGGATCTCTGTGACGATCATGCTCGCCGGATCACCGTGCCGCGTGGCTGGGAGATGCTCCGGAGCGAACGCGGCTTCTCGGCCCCCGTCGCCGAGGACTACGAGTTGACCGCTCTGGCCGAGGCGGTGCGCGAGGTCGGCGGTGCAGGACGGGTCGATCCGTCGCAATGGCCCGACCTCTTCGACGGATCGGATGACGTCGCGCCAGGCCGTCGTGGCTCCGGGGGCCGTCACCCGGACGCGTCGCCACCTGGTGACGACGCTCCCACTCGACCGCCGCAATCGGCGCGACCACGGCCGGGCCGTCGTGGTCATCTCCGGGTGCTGCCCGACCCGACCGACTGA
- the glgA gene encoding glycogen synthase: MRVAMMTREYPPEVYGGAGVHVTELVRHLRSLATVDVHCMGAERDTAHVYQPDPGIAGANAAITTLSTDLRMVVGAQGADLVHSHTWYTGLAGHLAAQLYGVPHVLTAHSLEPMRPWKAEQLGGGYRVSSWVERNAVEYADAVIAVSSGMRTDVCDTYPRLDPERVHVVRNGIDTTSWFPVDDAFGPESTLVSLGVDPDRPIVAFVGRITRQKGVAHLVAAAHHFAPDIQLVLCAGAPDTPEIGAEIEGAVSELSASRDGVYWVREMLPQPRIREILTAATVFLCPSVYEPLGIVNLEAMACGTAVVASAVGGIPEVVRDNVTGRLVHYDAVEPRAFEAGLADAVNAVVGDPTEASAMGSAGRERAEAEFSWDAIAEQTLEVYRSILR; this comes from the coding sequence ATGAGGGTGGCGATGATGACCCGGGAGTATCCACCCGAGGTGTACGGCGGCGCCGGCGTACACGTCACGGAACTGGTGCGGCACCTTCGCAGCCTCGCCACCGTAGACGTGCACTGCATGGGCGCCGAACGCGACACCGCCCATGTCTATCAGCCGGATCCGGGGATCGCCGGCGCCAATGCCGCCATCACCACGCTGTCGACCGATCTGCGGATGGTCGTGGGTGCGCAGGGTGCCGATCTGGTCCACTCCCACACCTGGTACACGGGCCTGGCCGGCCATCTCGCCGCGCAGCTCTACGGGGTGCCCCACGTGCTGACAGCGCACTCGCTGGAACCGATGCGGCCGTGGAAGGCCGAGCAACTGGGCGGCGGGTACCGCGTGTCGAGCTGGGTGGAGCGCAACGCGGTCGAGTACGCCGACGCCGTCATCGCGGTGAGTTCCGGTATGCGCACCGACGTCTGCGACACCTACCCACGCCTCGATCCCGAACGGGTTCACGTGGTGCGCAACGGTATCGACACCACCTCGTGGTTTCCCGTGGACGATGCGTTCGGGCCTGAATCGACCCTGGTAAGCCTCGGCGTGGATCCCGACCGCCCGATCGTCGCGTTCGTCGGACGGATCACCCGCCAGAAGGGTGTCGCCCACCTGGTCGCCGCGGCGCACCACTTCGCCCCCGACATCCAGCTGGTGCTGTGTGCCGGCGCCCCCGACACCCCGGAGATCGGCGCCGAGATCGAGGGCGCGGTATCCGAGCTGTCCGCGTCGCGCGATGGTGTGTACTGGGTCCGGGAGATGCTCCCCCAACCCCGAATCCGCGAAATACTCACCGCAGCAACCGTTTTCCTGTGCCCGTCGGTCTACGAGCCGCTGGGGATCGTGAATCTCGAGGCGATGGCATGTGGCACCGCGGTGGTGGCCTCCGCAGTCGGCGGCATTCCGGAGGTCGTCCGCGACAACGTCACCGGCCGGTTGGTGCATTACGACGCGGTCGAACCCCGGGCGTTCGAGGCCGGGCTCGCCGACGCCGTCAACGCCGTCGTCGGCGACCCCACCGAAGCGTCGGCGATGGGCTCGGCCGGACGGGAACGGGCCGAGGCCGAGTTCTCGTGGGATGCGATCGCCGAACAAACGCTCGAGGTGTATCGCTCGATCCTGCGGTGA
- the glgC gene encoding glucose-1-phosphate adenylyltransferase produces the protein MRTQPHVLGMVLAGGEGKRLYPLTMDRAKPAVPFGGSYRLIDFVLSNLVNAGYERICVLTQYKSHSLDRHISQTWFSAGFHGEYITPVPAQQRLGPRWYTGSADAIFQSMNLITDEEPEYIVVFGADNVYRMDPSQMVEAHIAAGADVTVAGIRVPRAEATAFGCIDSDASGRITRFLEKPTDPPGTPDDPDATFASMGNYVFTTKALVDAIRSDAADPDSDHDMGGDIIPGFVRRNTAFVYDFKDNEVPGATERDKGYWRDVGTLDAFYDAHMDLVSVHPVFNLYNRRWPIRGETVNLPPAKFVQGGTAQDSVVGAGSIISAGTVSDSVLSANVVIEDGAIVEGSVLMPGVRVGKGAVVRHAILDKNVHVGEGMQLGVDAAADRERFSISGGGVVTVGKGMRI, from the coding sequence GTGAGAACACAGCCGCACGTGCTCGGAATGGTCCTCGCAGGCGGCGAGGGGAAGCGCCTCTACCCCCTGACGATGGATCGTGCGAAACCTGCGGTTCCGTTCGGCGGTTCCTACCGCCTCATCGACTTCGTGCTGTCCAATCTCGTGAATGCGGGATACGAACGCATCTGCGTGCTCACGCAATACAAGTCGCATTCACTCGATCGGCACATCTCGCAGACGTGGTTCTCGGCCGGGTTCCACGGTGAGTACATCACCCCCGTTCCGGCACAGCAGCGCCTCGGGCCCCGTTGGTACACCGGCAGTGCGGACGCGATCTTCCAGTCGATGAACCTGATCACCGACGAGGAACCCGAGTACATCGTGGTGTTCGGCGCCGACAACGTGTACCGCATGGACCCCTCTCAGATGGTCGAGGCGCACATCGCCGCCGGTGCCGACGTGACCGTTGCCGGTATCCGGGTGCCCCGCGCGGAGGCGACGGCGTTCGGCTGCATCGACTCGGACGCGTCGGGCCGGATCACCCGATTCCTCGAGAAGCCGACCGATCCGCCTGGCACGCCGGATGATCCCGACGCCACGTTCGCGTCCATGGGCAACTACGTGTTCACTACCAAGGCGCTCGTCGACGCCATCCGCTCCGATGCCGCCGACCCCGATTCCGATCACGACATGGGTGGCGACATCATTCCCGGGTTCGTCCGCCGCAACACGGCGTTCGTCTACGACTTCAAGGACAACGAGGTGCCGGGTGCCACCGAGCGCGACAAGGGTTACTGGCGTGACGTCGGGACCCTGGATGCGTTCTATGACGCCCACATGGACCTGGTGTCGGTGCACCCGGTCTTCAACCTGTACAACCGGCGCTGGCCGATCCGCGGCGAGACGGTCAACCTGCCGCCCGCCAAGTTCGTGCAGGGCGGTACCGCACAGGACTCCGTCGTCGGTGCCGGCAGCATCATCTCGGCCGGCACGGTGAGTGACTCGGTGTTGTCGGCGAACGTCGTCATCGAGGACGGGGCAATCGTCGAGGGCAGCGTCCTGATGCCCGGCGTCCGGGTGGGCAAAGGTGCCGTGGTGCGTCACGCCATCCTCGACAAGAACGTCCACGTCGGCGAAGGAATGCAGCTCGGCGTGGATGCCGCCGCGGATCGTGAACGCTTCTCCATCAGCGGCGGTGGCGTGGTGACCGTCGGCAAGGGGATGCGGATCTAG
- a CDS encoding NUDIX hydrolase, with protein MTMASLHASAVASLRSWAAPDAEQDALRHTYLAFLAAAPEACLRRCEPGHLTGSAIVFDATLTHVLLTLHPRVGKWIQLGGHCEESDETLAGAAAREAREESGVPDLRLTAAPVHLHTHPITCSLGVPTRHLDVRYAAVAQPTGDGRPPAIVRSDESVDLAWWPIDELPADTDTVDVPILIDRGLAAWRRADPT; from the coding sequence GTGACCATGGCGTCGCTACACGCATCGGCCGTGGCCTCCCTACGTTCGTGGGCGGCACCGGATGCCGAACAGGACGCGTTGCGCCACACGTATCTCGCGTTTCTCGCCGCGGCGCCAGAAGCGTGCCTGCGCCGCTGCGAGCCGGGCCACCTGACCGGATCGGCGATCGTCTTCGACGCGACGCTCACCCACGTCCTGCTGACCTTGCATCCGCGGGTGGGCAAGTGGATTCAGCTCGGTGGCCATTGCGAGGAGTCCGACGAGACGCTGGCCGGGGCGGCCGCGCGCGAGGCACGCGAGGAATCGGGTGTGCCGGACCTGCGACTGACCGCTGCGCCCGTCCACCTGCACACCCATCCGATCACCTGTTCTCTCGGCGTCCCGACCCGCCACCTCGACGTGCGTTACGCTGCCGTCGCGCAGCCGACTGGCGACGGTCGGCCACCGGCGATCGTGCGCAGCGACGAGTCGGTCGATCTCGCCTGGTGGCCGATCGACGAGCTACCAGCGGACACCGACACCGTCGACGTCCCGATTCTCATCGACCGCGGACTCGCGGCCTGGCGGCGAGCCGACCCCACCTGA
- the manA gene encoding mannose-6-phosphate isomerase, class I, with amino-acid sequence MRTLEGVVRPYAWGSRTAIASLRGRPVPSPHPEAELWFGAHPAGPAVCLRPDGEHDTDLLSAIDAAPVDMLGRRTIETFDGRLPFLMKVLAADEPLSLQAHPSLAQAREGFDRENAAGVPIDAPDRNYRDPWHKPELIVATTEFDALAGFRNPATTVELLRELQVSELDPYLGMLAGQPDSEGLRALFTTWLTLPDASIATLIPAVLAGAVSLLGSGNGSRFAAELRTVLELGEDYPRDPGVLASLLLNRVRLEPGEGLYLPAGNLHAYLRGIGIEIMANSDNVLRGGLTPKHIDVPELLRVLDFTPADVAEITAPIRTVGAERVYLTPAPEFRLSRVELDGTGLRYASSVCFDMPGPQILAVLHGSIDVRPMGGEATTIPAGRAIWIGDAEPDVVVHAGSSRAVFFRALVPAGPRG; translated from the coding sequence ATGAGAACTCTCGAGGGGGTGGTGCGTCCCTATGCGTGGGGATCGCGCACCGCGATTGCTTCACTGCGTGGACGGCCGGTGCCGTCGCCGCATCCGGAGGCCGAGTTGTGGTTCGGCGCCCATCCGGCCGGCCCAGCGGTCTGTCTGCGGCCGGACGGAGAGCACGACACGGACCTGCTGAGTGCCATCGACGCGGCCCCGGTGGACATGCTGGGGCGGCGCACCATCGAGACGTTCGACGGCCGGCTCCCGTTCCTCATGAAGGTGCTCGCGGCCGACGAACCGCTGTCGTTGCAGGCGCATCCGAGCCTGGCGCAGGCTCGCGAGGGATTCGACCGCGAGAACGCCGCAGGAGTGCCCATCGACGCCCCGGACCGCAACTACCGGGACCCGTGGCACAAACCCGAACTGATCGTTGCGACCACCGAATTCGATGCGCTGGCGGGATTCCGGAATCCCGCAACCACCGTCGAATTGCTTCGTGAACTCCAGGTGAGCGAGCTCGACCCCTATCTCGGAATGCTTGCCGGACAACCCGATTCGGAGGGTTTGCGTGCCCTCTTCACCACCTGGCTGACCTTGCCGGACGCATCGATCGCCACGTTGATCCCGGCGGTGCTCGCCGGGGCGGTGTCGCTGTTGGGGTCGGGCAACGGCAGCCGGTTCGCCGCAGAACTGCGGACCGTTCTGGAACTGGGAGAGGACTATCCGCGCGATCCGGGCGTGCTGGCATCGTTGTTGCTCAACCGTGTTCGCCTCGAACCCGGTGAGGGTCTGTACCTGCCGGCAGGCAACCTGCACGCATACCTGCGCGGGATCGGTATCGAGATCATGGCGAACTCCGACAATGTGCTGCGCGGGGGACTCACACCGAAGCACATCGATGTGCCCGAGCTGCTCCGTGTCCTCGACTTCACCCCGGCCGACGTCGCCGAGATCACCGCACCGATCCGCACCGTGGGCGCCGAGCGGGTCTACCTGACGCCCGCGCCGGAGTTCCGGCTGTCCCGTGTCGAGCTCGACGGAACCGGGCTGAGGTACGCGTCGTCGGTGTGCTTCGACATGCCGGGTCCGCAGATCCTCGCCGTGCTGCACGGCTCGATCGACGTCCGGCCGATGGGCGGGGAGGCCACCACGATCCCTGCGGGTCGGGCGATCTGGATCGGCGATGCCGAGCCGGATGTGGTGGTCCACGCGGGGTCGTCTCGGGCGGTGTTCTTCCGTGCGCTGGTGCCGGCCGGACCGCGGGGCTGA
- a CDS encoding coenzyme F420-0:L-glutamate ligase, whose amino-acid sequence MTGSPAPHDHGSVGGLEIRAVTGLGEFGPQSDIATELLAAAPWLADDDIVVVTSKIFSKVENRMVAAPTDPEERDALRRKLVDDESVRILARKNRTLITENRIGIVQAAAGVDGSNIATDQLALLPVDPDASAAGLRARIREVAGIDVAVIVTDTMGRAWRNGQTDVAIGAAGIRVSHPYEGSVDAYGNPLVVTDIAVADEIAAAADLVKGKLGGVPIAVVRGLAPVDDGSGAVDLVRPASEDLFRMGTAEAIEQGRREAVRTRRSVRTFAPGAVDPEVMSAAFAEALTAPAPHHTHPVRFVWVRSGERRTRLLDAMAAAWRHDLEGDEKSAESIRKRVRRGQILYDAPELVIPFLVPDGAHDYPDARRAAAEHTMFTVAAGGAVSSLLVSLSVRGVGSCWIGSTIFAPDIVRDVLDLDENWEPLGAVAIGRPEEDAGLRPAAATDGLVIER is encoded by the coding sequence GTGACCGGCTCTCCGGCGCCCCACGACCACGGGTCCGTCGGAGGCCTCGAGATCCGGGCAGTCACCGGTCTCGGCGAGTTCGGGCCGCAGAGCGACATCGCCACCGAACTCCTCGCCGCCGCACCCTGGCTCGCCGACGACGACATCGTCGTGGTGACCAGCAAGATCTTCTCCAAGGTGGAGAACCGCATGGTGGCCGCGCCGACCGATCCGGAAGAACGAGATGCGCTGCGCCGCAAGCTCGTCGACGACGAGTCCGTGCGGATACTGGCACGCAAGAACCGGACGCTGATCACCGAGAACCGAATCGGCATCGTGCAGGCGGCGGCCGGGGTGGACGGATCGAACATCGCCACCGATCAACTCGCCCTGCTGCCGGTGGACCCCGACGCGAGCGCGGCGGGGCTCCGGGCACGTATACGTGAGGTGGCCGGCATCGACGTCGCGGTGATCGTCACCGACACGATGGGCCGCGCCTGGCGTAACGGCCAGACCGACGTCGCCATCGGCGCGGCGGGCATCCGGGTCTCCCATCCCTACGAGGGGTCGGTCGACGCGTACGGGAATCCCCTGGTCGTCACCGACATCGCCGTCGCAGACGAGATCGCCGCGGCGGCTGATCTGGTGAAGGGCAAACTCGGCGGGGTACCCATCGCCGTGGTGCGCGGCCTCGCGCCGGTCGACGACGGTTCCGGGGCCGTCGATCTCGTCCGTCCGGCGTCGGAGGACCTGTTTCGGATGGGCACCGCGGAGGCGATCGAGCAGGGCCGTCGCGAGGCGGTGCGGACGCGTCGGTCGGTGCGCACGTTCGCGCCCGGCGCCGTCGACCCCGAGGTGATGTCCGCCGCGTTCGCCGAGGCACTCACCGCACCCGCACCGCATCACACCCATCCGGTCCGATTCGTCTGGGTCCGCTCCGGCGAACGCCGAACCCGGCTGCTCGACGCGATGGCCGCCGCCTGGCGGCACGACCTCGAGGGTGACGAGAAGTCGGCGGAGTCGATCCGCAAACGCGTGCGTCGAGGCCAGATCCTTTACGACGCACCCGAGTTGGTGATCCCTTTCCTCGTCCCCGATGGTGCTCACGACTACCCGGACGCCCGGCGTGCGGCCGCCGAACACACGATGTTCACGGTTGCGGCGGGCGGCGCGGTGTCGTCGCTGCTGGTGTCCCTGTCGGTGCGCGGCGTCGGGAGCTGCTGGATCGGGTCGACCATCTTCGCCCCGGACATCGTCCGCGACGTCCTCGACCTCGACGAGAACTGGGAACCGCTGGGCGCGGTCGCCATCGGACGACCCGAGGAGGACGCCGGGCTGCGGCCGGCGGCGGCCACCGATGGACTGGTGATCGAGCGGTGA
- a CDS encoding WhiB family transcriptional regulator: MVANDFDDLFEAVEEQWQERALCAQTDPEAFFPEKGGSTREAKRICQGCEVKPECLEYALHNDERFGIWGGLSERERRRLKRGII; the protein is encoded by the coding sequence TTGGTGGCCAACGACTTCGACGATCTCTTCGAGGCAGTCGAGGAACAGTGGCAGGAGCGGGCGTTGTGCGCCCAGACCGACCCCGAGGCGTTCTTCCCGGAGAAGGGTGGATCGACTCGCGAGGCCAAGCGCATCTGCCAGGGGTGCGAGGTGAAGCCGGAATGCCTGGAATACGCCCTGCACAACGACGAACGCTTCGGGATCTGGGGCGGGCTGTCCGAGCGCGAGCGCCGGCGGCTCAAGCGCGGCATCATCTGA
- a CDS encoding putative RNA methyltransferase → MAGPLRDVESALRCPVCAADLAVAADHRSLHCGASHRFDIARQGYVSLIDGRSTNHLSDSAQMVAARRRVHESGFFGVVSEAVADVVERAVAESSGDTDRPGLVLDAGAGTGHYLAAGLDRVPGLYGIGLDLSKYCARSVARSHPRAASVVADVWRPLPIRSSSIGVVLSIFSPRNVDEFVRVLHPRGVLVVVTPNADHLGEIIAPMGMLAVGADKDDRLRSALGGEFEVASDTVVGDRRPLDADAIVDVVAMGPTAFHRSPEQIRSDADMVITDAGGPLDVSVSVTVTTCRPRQR, encoded by the coding sequence ATGGCGGGGCCGCTGCGCGACGTCGAGTCCGCGCTGCGGTGCCCGGTATGCGCCGCCGACCTGGCGGTCGCCGCCGACCACCGGTCGCTGCACTGCGGCGCATCCCACCGTTTCGACATCGCCCGGCAGGGATATGTCTCACTGATCGACGGACGGTCGACGAATCACCTGTCCGACTCCGCGCAGATGGTCGCTGCGCGCCGGCGCGTCCACGAGTCCGGGTTCTTCGGTGTGGTGTCCGAAGCCGTTGCAGATGTCGTCGAGCGAGCCGTCGCCGAGAGTTCGGGGGACACGGACCGGCCAGGCCTCGTGCTCGACGCGGGCGCGGGGACCGGGCACTATCTCGCGGCCGGACTGGACCGAGTGCCGGGGCTCTACGGAATCGGTCTCGATCTGTCGAAGTACTGTGCGCGGTCGGTCGCCCGATCGCACCCACGCGCGGCGTCGGTGGTCGCCGACGTCTGGCGGCCCCTGCCGATCCGATCGTCGTCGATCGGCGTGGTCCTCTCCATCTTCTCGCCGCGCAACGTCGACGAGTTCGTCCGCGTGCTGCACCCGCGGGGGGTCCTTGTGGTGGTGACGCCCAATGCCGATCATCTCGGCGAGATCATCGCTCCGATGGGGATGCTCGCGGTCGGTGCGGACAAGGACGACCGACTGCGCAGCGCGCTCGGCGGAGAATTCGAGGTCGCCTCGGACACCGTCGTCGGCGACCGGCGCCCACTCGACGCCGACGCCATCGTGGACGTCGTCGCCATGGGCCCGACCGCCTTTCATCGCTCGCCGGAGCAGATCCGGTCCGATGCCGACATGGTGATCACCGACGCGGGCGGCCCGCTCGACGTCTCGGTCTCCGTCACGGTCACGACCTGCCGCCCGCGGCAGCGTTGA
- the cofD gene encoding 2-phospho-L-lactate transferase: MKVTVLVGGVGGARFLSGVRELLGPTPFPGPGEPDHGGTATAPDGGGHAITAIVNVGDDAWMHGVRICPDLDTCMYTLGGGIDRDRGWGRVDETWHAKEELAAYGADPDWFGLGDRDLATHLIRTQMLDAGYRLSDVTAALCRRWQPGVRLIPATDDRHETHVVVAKPDGDDDERVAIHFQEWWVRHRAQIPTFGFAQVGSDDTRTAPGVTEAIAAADIVLLAPSNPVVSIGAIVSVPGVRSALRTTSAPVVGISPVIDNRPLRGMADECLSVIGVETSAEAIAAHYGARSGNGILDGWLVAEGDRAAVDGVAIGSAPLLMSDPATTAQMVRDACTLVGVATPDRNIGAAERSTS; encoded by the coding sequence GTGAAAGTGACGGTTCTCGTGGGTGGCGTCGGTGGCGCCCGATTCCTCTCCGGCGTCCGCGAATTGCTCGGCCCCACGCCGTTTCCCGGGCCGGGTGAACCCGACCACGGCGGTACGGCGACGGCACCCGACGGCGGGGGGCACGCGATCACCGCGATCGTCAACGTCGGCGACGACGCGTGGATGCACGGCGTCCGGATCTGCCCCGACCTCGACACCTGCATGTACACCCTCGGCGGCGGCATCGACCGTGATCGCGGATGGGGACGTGTCGACGAGACGTGGCACGCCAAGGAGGAGCTCGCCGCCTATGGCGCCGATCCCGACTGGTTCGGCCTCGGCGATCGCGATCTCGCCACCCACCTCATCCGAACCCAGATGCTCGATGCCGGCTACCGCCTGTCCGACGTGACGGCAGCGCTGTGCCGGCGGTGGCAGCCCGGTGTCCGGCTCATACCCGCGACGGATGATCGTCACGAGACCCACGTGGTGGTGGCCAAGCCCGACGGCGACGACGACGAGCGGGTCGCGATCCACTTCCAGGAATGGTGGGTCAGACACCGTGCACAGATCCCGACCTTCGGTTTCGCGCAGGTCGGTTCCGACGACACCCGCACCGCGCCGGGTGTCACCGAGGCGATCGCCGCCGCCGACATCGTGCTGCTGGCACCCAGCAATCCGGTGGTCAGCATCGGCGCGATCGTCAGTGTGCCCGGGGTGCGCAGCGCGCTGCGCACCACCTCGGCCCCCGTCGTCGGCATCTCCCCCGTGATCGACAACCGGCCGCTGCGCGGGATGGCCGACGAATGCCTGTCGGTGATCGGTGTGGAGACCTCCGCCGAGGCCATCGCGGCACATTACGGCGCGCGCAGTGGCAACGGGATCCTCGACGGATGGTTGGTCGCCGAAGGCGACCGGGCCGCCGTCGACGGCGTCGCGATCGGTTCCGCACCGCTGCTGATGAGCGATCCGGCCACCACCGCCCAGATGGTCCGCGACGCATGCACGCTGGTCGGAGTGGCCACCCCCGATCGCAATATCGGCGCAGCGGAACGGAGTACCTCGTGA
- a CDS encoding metallopeptidase family protein: protein MRFDPPRPSRGRADEPRGRAQDPRGRGADARAQDARGRGAESRRGVLRSPTRSVRLRDRRGRGLRSPLLPQSVPAFASRADSFDVIALEAFAEIDANWHDQLAGLDIAVDDIPRMLPHDPDSIQWPDEVTADGAVPLARLIPAGLDVRGQPTRAQIILFRRPLEIRARRGADLLELVHEVLVQQVATHLGVDEDTIDRGPD from the coding sequence ATGCGCTTCGATCCACCTCGCCCCTCCCGGGGCCGCGCCGACGAACCTCGTGGTCGCGCCCAGGATCCGCGCGGTCGGGGTGCCGATGCGCGGGCGCAGGATGCGCGCGGTCGGGGTGCGGAGTCCCGTCGGGGTGTGCTTCGGAGCCCGACGCGGTCGGTGCGACTGCGCGATCGTCGAGGTCGGGGACTCAGATCACCGTTGCTTCCGCAATCGGTGCCTGCGTTCGCGAGCCGGGCCGACTCCTTCGACGTAATCGCCCTGGAGGCGTTCGCGGAGATCGATGCGAACTGGCACGATCAGCTCGCAGGCCTCGACATCGCAGTGGATGACATCCCACGCATGTTGCCGCACGACCCCGACTCGATCCAGTGGCCGGACGAGGTCACCGCCGACGGCGCGGTGCCGCTGGCGCGGCTCATCCCGGCCGGGCTGGACGTACGCGGCCAACCCACCCGCGCGCAGATCATCTTGTTCCGACGACCGCTCGAGATCCGCGCCAGGCGTGGCGCCGATCTGCTGGAGTTGGTGCACGAGGTGTTGGTCCAGCAGGTTGCCACCCACCTGGGCGTCGACGAAGACACCATCGATCGTGGGCCGGACTAG
- the eccE gene encoding type VII secretion protein EccE — protein MAMAGAPMSTTGRPETAPSGSSPRMPADRGTRRTRGARRGRDRTGRRRLTLQTFVLVEVVLAVGLIVWAASGSALGWIALVVAAVTSLALIPFRGGRSMVGGWAQRWGFVWARSRRRSTDLAPAPFDIPAGPQQGARTSLRTPAGGGDTIGARWVGDTLITVLRVSPGSPAATYLTPGTADVTDPTGQVVPLDALAECINPFDIPLDSIEVISHGVRSWGSGPIAQTYHRTLGPLAATAHRSVLVVLRLNPLDCADAVARRGGGAVGALRTATITSRRVAKRLTESGLRVSLLSGAEITAVTAQLSEGVALDDMAEQWDAIGSGQLRFRSAAIEPQSIGSVLSTVWVNSALSTTATVRLRHDADGVLEVTGMVRFAELPSAKRSVDPWPAGLTPLDGHQFDALAASLPISVPARLDRTLGAVHGAEAQYLLRTLSLPAGGCGQLVGADHNGRAVAVPLLGPDLRAVAISAGPQLVSQVTLRAVAIGASVTVHTVRPAQWQHLVAAVGDLRQLALSSDRVQSPSGHRVLIFDGLTGPPPEANTTHITVCAAGDPRVTELAPDATVIIRQNPRAPQDISVSTATERVAVTMVATPDEWTYIGR, from the coding sequence ATGGCGATGGCAGGCGCGCCGATGTCGACGACCGGCCGTCCGGAAACAGCACCATCCGGCAGCTCACCACGGATGCCGGCCGATCGGGGTACGCGGCGCACCCGCGGTGCGCGTCGTGGACGTGACCGCACCGGCCGCCGACGCCTCACCCTGCAGACGTTCGTGCTCGTCGAGGTCGTCCTCGCCGTCGGTCTGATCGTCTGGGCGGCCAGCGGCAGTGCTCTGGGATGGATCGCTCTCGTCGTCGCCGCGGTGACATCCCTGGCCCTCATCCCGTTTCGCGGCGGACGCTCGATGGTCGGCGGGTGGGCACAGCGATGGGGTTTCGTCTGGGCCCGATCGCGCCGCAGGTCCACCGATCTCGCGCCCGCACCGTTCGACATCCCGGCGGGACCGCAGCAGGGGGCTCGCACGTCGTTGCGGACCCCCGCAGGCGGTGGCGACACGATCGGCGCGCGCTGGGTCGGCGACACACTGATCACCGTCCTGCGGGTGTCGCCCGGCTCGCCGGCCGCCACGTATCTCACCCCCGGCACCGCCGACGTCACCGACCCGACCGGGCAGGTGGTGCCGCTCGACGCGCTCGCCGAATGCATCAACCCGTTCGACATCCCGCTGGACTCGATCGAGGTGATCAGCCACGGTGTCCGCAGCTGGGGCAGCGGCCCGATCGCGCAGACCTACCACCGGACCCTTGGGCCCCTGGCGGCGACCGCACATCGCTCGGTGCTGGTGGTGTTGCGGCTCAATCCACTCGACTGTGCCGACGCGGTCGCCCGCCGAGGCGGCGGCGCGGTCGGGGCCCTCCGGACCGCCACCATCACCAGCCGACGCGTCGCCAAGCGCCTCACCGAGAGTGGCCTTCGTGTCTCACTGCTCAGCGGCGCCGAGATCACCGCCGTCACCGCCCAGTTGTCGGAAGGCGTGGCACTCGACGATATGGCCGAGCAGTGGGATGCCATCGGATCCGGCCAACTGCGTTTCCGCAGCGCGGCCATCGAGCCACAATCGATCGGTTCGGTCTTGTCGACGGTGTGGGTGAACTCGGCATTGTCGACCACCGCGACCGTGCGATTGCGCCACGACGCCGACGGCGTCCTCGAGGTCACCGGCATGGTGCGGTTCGCCGAACTTCCTTCTGCCAAGCGCAGTGTCGATCCGTGGCCCGCCGGCCTCACGCCGCTCGACGGCCACCAGTTCGACGCGCTGGCCGCGAGCCTGCCCATCTCCGTCCCCGCTCGGCTGGACCGTACCCTCGGCGCCGTCCACGGCGCCGAGGCCCAGTACCTGCTGCGCACCCTGTCGCTCCCTGCCGGCGGGTGCGGTCAACTCGTCGGTGCCGACCACAACGGCCGCGCCGTCGCCGTCCCGCTGCTCGGCCCTGATCTCCGCGCGGTCGCGATATCGGCAGGCCCACAGCTGGTTTCACAGGTCACACTCCGCGCCGTGGCCATCGGCGCCTCGGTCACCGTGCACACCGTCCGACCCGCGCAGTGGCAGCACCTGGTCGCCGCGGTGGGCGACCTGCGACAGCTGGCCCTGAGCTCGGACCGCGTCCAGTCCCCCTCCGGACACCGCGTGCTGATCTTCGACGGATTGACCGGTCCCCCACCCGAGGCCAACACCACCCACATCACCGTGTGCGCCGCCGGAGATCCGCGCGTGACCGAGCTCGCCCCCGACGCCACGGTCATCATCCGCCAGAATCCTCGTGCACCGCAGGATATCTCGGTGTCCACGGCGACGGAAAGGGTGGCCGTGACAATGGTCGCGACACCGGACGAGTGGACCTACATCGGACGCTGA